The genomic window GGAGTCGGAGTCCTCCGGCGGGCATCGAGCGAATCCGATCGGTGCGCCCCGGCGCGTTGGTTTGGGATGCCGGCGGCCGCGAGGGGCGGCACGCGGATCGGGATGGGCATCGGGACCAGATGAAGAATAAGTCCAACGGCGGGCCCGCGGCGGCCCAGGGCCCCGGTACCCCGGGCGCCGCGACCGACCTCGACCAGATCCGCGCGGTCGCCGACTTCATCCCGCAGCTCGCGTGGTCCTGCCTCCCGGACGGGCGCTGCGACTACCTGAACTCCCGCTGGGTCGAGTACACGGGCGTCCCCGAGGAGCGGCACCACGGCCTCGGGTGGCTCGACGCCGTCCACCCGGAGGACAGGGACCGGAGCCGCCGCGTCTGGGAGGCCTACATCGCGGGCGAGGGCGAGTACGACGTCGATTATCGCCTCCGCCGGCACGACGGCGCCTACCGGTGGTTCAAGGCCCGCGGCCACCTCGTCCGCTCCCGCGAAGGGGAGCCGGTGCGGGTCCTCGGGACGACGACGGACGTCGACGACCATCGACGGGTCGAGGAGCGCCTGGAGGCCGCGCTCGCGGCGTCCGGCACCGGGACCTTCCGCTGGGACATACGGACCAACGCCCTCGACTGGGACGAGCAGCTCGACCGGCTCTTCGGCCTCGAGCCGGGGCGGACGGTCCGGTCGCTCGACGGGTTCATCGGGCTCGTGCACCCGGGCGACCGGGCGCAGGTCCTCGAGCGGTGCCGGCGTTGCAAGGAGGAGGGGGCCGATTTCGCGATGGAATTCCGGGTCGTCTGGCCGGACGGCTCCGTCCGCTGGCTCGACGACCGCGGGCGGACGTTCCGGGACCAGGACGGGCGCCCGGAGTACGTGACCGGCGCCTGCGTCGACGTCACGGAGCGGAGGCGTTCCGACGAGCGGTCCGAGTTCATCCGCCAGGCCAGCGGGGTCGGTTTCTGGTATTGCGACCTCCCGTTCGACGAGCTCGAGTGGGACGAGCGGGTCAGGGAGCACTTCTACATCCCGCCCGACGCCCGGGTCACGATGGACACGTTCTACGGGCGCCTCCACCCGGACGACCGGGCGCCGACCCGGGAGGCCATCGAGCGGTCCATCGCCGGCCGCACCCAGTACGACGTCCACTACCGCACGGTGGACCCCGCGACCCACGCCGAGCGATGGGTGCGCGCGATCGGCCGGACCTACTACGGGCCGGACGGGATGCCGCGGAGGTTCGACGGGTTGACCCTCGACGTGACGGACCGCATGCGGGCCAACGAGGAGCTGCGGGCGAGCGAGGAGCGGTTCCGGGCGTTCATGGACCACAGCCCGGCGGCCGGCTGGGTGACCGACGCGGACGGCCGAATCCAGTACGTGAGCGCCAGCTACGCCAGGCTCTTCAAGATGCCCGACCGGGCTCCGATCGGGGCCCTGCCCGCGGACCTCTATCCGGCGGAGTTCGCGGACGAGGCCGTGCGGAACACCCGGGCCGTCGCGGATTCCGGGCGGCCGCGGGAGAGCCTCGAGCGGTGCCCCCGGCCGGACGGGTCGGTCGGCGAATTCCTCGTCTACAAGTTCCCGCTCCCGGGCGGCCGGATCGGCGGCGTCGCCGTGGACATCACCGAACGGCTCCGCGCCGAGGAGGCGCTCCGCGAGGCCGAGGCCACGCTCAGGGCGTTCTTCGACGCGTCCCCGGTCATGATGGGCCTCGTCGAGCTCCCGGAGGACGGCGACATCCTCCACCTCTACGACGACGCGGCGGCGTGCCAGTTCTTCGGGGTGGGGCCGGGCGGGACGGCCGGCCGCCGGGCGAGCGAGCTCGGGGCCCCCCCCTCGACGATCGCCGAATGGCGGGCCCGCTATCTCCAGAGCGATTCGGCCCGCCAGCCCGTCCGGTTCGACTACGAGCACGACTCCCCGGGCGGCCGCCGCTGGCTCTCCTGCGTCGTGGCCCCGCTCGGGGCCGGGGCGGCGGGGCGGCCGCGGTTCAGCTACGTGGCGGAGGACGTGACCGAGCGGAAGCGCGCCGAGGAGGCGCTCCGCGAGGCCGACCGCCGCAAGGACGAATTCCTGGCGCTGCTCGCCCACGAGCTCAGGAACCCGCTCGCCCCGCTCCGCAACGGCCTCCAGGTGCTCCGGCTCGCCGGCGAGAACGCCGAGGCGTCGCGGAAGGCCCGGGAGATGATGGAGCGGCAGCTCGGCCACATGGTGCGGCTGATCGACGACCTGATGGACGTCTCCCGGATCAGCCGGAACAAGATGGAGCTGAGGCGGGGCAAGGTCCCGCTCGCCGACGTGGTGAGCGCGGCGGTGGAGACCGCCCGCCCGGCGCTCGACCAGGCGGGGCACGAGTTCCGCGTCGCCCTCCCGCCGGAGCCCGTGTACCTCGACGCCGACCTCACCCGGCTGGCCCAGGTCTTCGCGAACCTGCTCACGAACGCGGCGAAGTATACGGAGCCGGGCGGGCGCGTGACCTTGGCGGCGGAGGTCCGGGATGGGGACGTCTCGGTGGAGGTGAGCGACAGCGGGATCGGCATCCCCGCGGAGTCCCTCCCGCGGATCTTCGACATGTTCAGCCAGGTCGACCGCTCGATCGAGCGCAAGGCGGGCGGGCTCGGCATCGGCCTCGCCCTCGTGAAGGGCCTCGTCGAGATGCACGGCGGGGGCGTGACCGCGCGGAGCGGCGGGCCGGGCCGGGGGAGCGCCTTCACGGTGACGCTCCCCGTCATCGGCGGGCCGCGGGAGCGGGCCGCGGCCGAGGGGCAGGCGACGCCGGGCCGCATGGGGCCCGGGCGCCGGATCCTGGTGGTCGACGACAACCGGGACTCGGCGGGCTCGATGGCCGAGATGCTGAGCCTGCTCGGGCACGAGGTGCGGCAGGCGCACGACGGGCTGGAGGCCGTGGAGGCGGCGCGGGCGTTCCGCCCGGATCTCGTCCTGATGGACGTCGGCATGCCGCGGATCAACGGCTACGAGGCGACGCGGCGCATCCGGGCGATCCCGTCGGAGAAGTCCCCGACGATCGTCGCGCTCACCGGCTGGGGACAGGAGGGGGACCGGGCCCGGTCCCAGGCCGCGGGGTGCGACGGCCACCTCGTGAAGCCGGTCGACTGGAAGGACCTCTCCCCCTACGTCGACCGGCCGACCGACGGCTAGCGGCCCGGCCCCCCGGGGCGACGGCGGCATCCGGATGGACATCGGGCCCTCTCCGGGGCGTGCGCCGTCCCTCGCCGGTCCCCGCCCCGGGACGTCGCCGCGGCCCTCGCGCCCGCACGCGACCATCGCCGCCCCGGGTGCCGGACGGAGGTTTATTGCTTGAAAAGGCTGTATTTCCGTCCTGGCCGGATCTGAACAAAATTAGAAAGGCGTGAGTCCGCTGAGCCGGTGCGTTTCCGGCTTTAAAATGCGGTTTGTGCACGACGGATTCGGCCCGATGTCCGGCCTCGCTTCGCGATCCGGCGTCAGGCCGGGCTGCCGATGATCCGGCCGATCCCGACCCGGGCGGCCAGGCGACGGGTGAGCTGCTTGCGGTCGAACTGCTCGCGGCGGTACTCCTCGAACGGGATTTCGCGGGCGGGCAGGTCGGGCGGCGGCCCGGCGTCGAAGAGGC from Aquisphaera giovannonii includes these protein-coding regions:
- a CDS encoding PAS domain S-box protein; amino-acid sequence: MKNKSNGGPAAAQGPGTPGAATDLDQIRAVADFIPQLAWSCLPDGRCDYLNSRWVEYTGVPEERHHGLGWLDAVHPEDRDRSRRVWEAYIAGEGEYDVDYRLRRHDGAYRWFKARGHLVRSREGEPVRVLGTTTDVDDHRRVEERLEAALAASGTGTFRWDIRTNALDWDEQLDRLFGLEPGRTVRSLDGFIGLVHPGDRAQVLERCRRCKEEGADFAMEFRVVWPDGSVRWLDDRGRTFRDQDGRPEYVTGACVDVTERRRSDERSEFIRQASGVGFWYCDLPFDELEWDERVREHFYIPPDARVTMDTFYGRLHPDDRAPTREAIERSIAGRTQYDVHYRTVDPATHAERWVRAIGRTYYGPDGMPRRFDGLTLDVTDRMRANEELRASEERFRAFMDHSPAAGWVTDADGRIQYVSASYARLFKMPDRAPIGALPADLYPAEFADEAVRNTRAVADSGRPRESLERCPRPDGSVGEFLVYKFPLPGGRIGGVAVDITERLRAEEALREAEATLRAFFDASPVMMGLVELPEDGDILHLYDDAAACQFFGVGPGGTAGRRASELGAPPSTIAEWRARYLQSDSARQPVRFDYEHDSPGGRRWLSCVVAPLGAGAAGRPRFSYVAEDVTERKRAEEALREADRRKDEFLALLAHELRNPLAPLRNGLQVLRLAGENAEASRKAREMMERQLGHMVRLIDDLMDVSRISRNKMELRRGKVPLADVVSAAVETARPALDQAGHEFRVALPPEPVYLDADLTRLAQVFANLLTNAAKYTEPGGRVTLAAEVRDGDVSVEVSDSGIGIPAESLPRIFDMFSQVDRSIERKAGGLGIGLALVKGLVEMHGGGVTARSGGPGRGSAFTVTLPVIGGPRERAAAEGQATPGRMGPGRRILVVDDNRDSAGSMAEMLSLLGHEVRQAHDGLEAVEAARAFRPDLVLMDVGMPRINGYEATRRIRAIPSEKSPTIVALTGWGQEGDRARSQAAGCDGHLVKPVDWKDLSPYVDRPTDG